A section of the Alkalihalobacillus sp. LMS39 genome encodes:
- a CDS encoding bifunctional 3-deoxy-7-phosphoheptulonate synthase/chorismate mutase has translation MSNELEALRTKLDEVNLQLLELINERASIVQEIGKVKGKQGVNRFDPVRERDMLDLIAKHNKGPFETPAIQHLFKQIFKASLKLQEDDNKKVLLVSRKNQAEDTVVDLKGETVGDGVQRLVMGPCAVESYEQVAAVAKAMKEQGVRLLRGGAFKPRTSPYDFQGLGLEGLKILKQVAKEYDMAVISEIVKPEDIELALDYVDVIQIGARNMHNFELLKVAGSVDKPVLLKRGLSATIEEFINAAEYIISKGNSNIMLCERGIRTYEKATRNTLDISAVPILKKETHLPVMVDVTHSTGRKDLLLPTAKAALAIGADVVMAEVHPDPAVALSDSAQQMNINEFNEFISQLRESGLYKL, from the coding sequence ATGAGTAATGAGTTAGAAGCGTTACGAACGAAATTAGACGAGGTTAATTTACAGTTATTAGAGTTAATTAATGAGCGAGCGAGTATTGTGCAAGAAATAGGCAAAGTGAAGGGCAAACAAGGTGTTAATCGCTTTGACCCAGTCCGTGAAAGAGATATGTTAGATTTAATTGCAAAACATAATAAAGGACCATTCGAAACTCCTGCTATTCAACATTTATTTAAACAAATCTTCAAAGCTAGCTTGAAATTACAAGAAGATGATAATAAAAAAGTATTACTCGTTTCGCGTAAAAATCAAGCTGAGGATACGGTTGTTGACTTAAAAGGAGAAACTGTTGGGGATGGAGTCCAACGTCTAGTTATGGGTCCATGTGCAGTTGAAAGTTATGAGCAAGTCGCTGCTGTTGCAAAAGCGATGAAAGAACAAGGCGTAAGACTACTCCGTGGAGGCGCCTTTAAACCAAGAACATCCCCATATGACTTCCAGGGACTTGGGCTAGAAGGCTTAAAAATATTAAAGCAAGTCGCAAAAGAGTATGATATGGCTGTCATTAGTGAAATTGTAAAACCTGAAGATATTGAATTAGCGTTAGATTATGTCGATGTTATTCAAATTGGAGCAAGAAACATGCATAATTTCGAATTATTAAAAGTGGCTGGTTCAGTCGATAAGCCTGTCTTATTAAAACGAGGATTATCAGCGACGATTGAGGAATTCATCAATGCAGCAGAATATATTATTTCAAAAGGAAATTCGAATATTATGTTATGTGAGCGTGGAATTCGAACATATGAAAAAGCAACGAGAAATACACTTGATATTTCAGCTGTTCCGATTTTAAAGAAAGAAACACATTTACCGGTGATGGTGGATGTAACACACTCAACAGGACGTAAAGATTTATTACTTCCTACTGCAAAAGCTGCGTTGGCCATTGGTGCGGATGTTGTTATGGCAGAAGTCCACCCAGACCCAGCTGTTGCTTTATCAGATTCAGCGCAACAAATGAATATTAATGAATTCAATGAGTTTATATCGCAATTACGTGAGTCAGGATTGTATAAATTATAA
- the motP gene encoding flagellar motor protein MotP, whose protein sequence is MKKFDSLTLVGIVLGFIVLMLAVLSNSGISGVIYFIQVASILIVFGGTVAATLINFSWADVKTLPRVFKEAFNQNPQDIGDLINTFVELSGRARREGLLALEAGVEEVDDPFIKKGVLLAVDGIEPDVIKDIMMAEVLAMEERHRKGRAIVLKMGEYAPAWGMIGTLIGLVIMLQNLNDPSTLGPSMAIALLTTLYGTVLANLVFLPMAAKLENKTDQEVFIKQIVVEGVIGVQSGQNPKILEEKLSAFIPQSKKKAEEAEETMSEGA, encoded by the coding sequence ATGAAAAAGTTCGATAGTCTGACTTTAGTAGGAATAGTATTGGGTTTTATTGTATTAATGTTAGCTGTATTATCTAACTCTGGTATTTCAGGGGTCATTTATTTTATCCAAGTAGCATCGATTCTTATTGTATTTGGTGGAACAGTTGCTGCGACATTAATTAACTTTTCATGGGCCGATGTAAAAACACTTCCGCGTGTATTTAAAGAAGCTTTTAATCAAAATCCACAAGATATTGGTGATTTGATAAATACATTTGTCGAGCTTTCAGGACGAGCTCGTCGAGAAGGGTTGCTTGCACTTGAAGCTGGTGTTGAAGAAGTAGATGACCCGTTTATTAAAAAAGGAGTATTGTTAGCAGTTGATGGAATTGAACCTGATGTAATTAAAGATATTATGATGGCTGAAGTTCTTGCTATGGAAGAAAGACATCGAAAAGGACGAGCAATCGTTTTAAAAATGGGAGAATATGCTCCTGCTTGGGGAATGATTGGAACATTAATCGGACTTGTCATTATGCTACAAAACTTAAATGACCCTTCTACTCTAGGACCTAGTATGGCGATAGCGTTATTAACAACATTATATGGAACAGTATTAGCGAACCTTGTATTTTTACCAATGGCAGCAAAACTAGAAAATAAAACCGACCAAGAAGTGTTTATTAAGCAAATTGTCGTTGAGGGAGTTATCGGTGTTCAATCTGGACAAAATCCGAAAATCCTTGAAGAAAAATTAAGCGCGTTTATCCCGCAAAGCAAAAAGAAAGCAGAAGAAGCTGAAGAAACGATGAGCGAGGGAGCTTAA
- the ytxJ gene encoding bacillithiol system redox-active protein YtxJ, producing the protein MSIVKITSQEELDQIKTEHDKFILFKNSTTCPISEAAFEEFKAFAKANETLPLYYLNVQEARPLSNAVAEQYGVKHESPQALLFKGNEIVWNQSHWKVTVSVLEQQWNA; encoded by the coding sequence ATGAGTATTGTTAAAATAACTAGTCAAGAAGAGCTTGACCAAATTAAAACAGAGCATGATAAATTTATATTATTTAAAAACAGTACAACATGTCCCATTAGCGAAGCTGCATTTGAAGAATTTAAAGCTTTTGCAAAGGCTAATGAAACATTACCATTGTATTATTTAAATGTACAAGAGGCTCGGCCATTATCGAATGCAGTGGCAGAGCAATATGGTGTTAAACATGAGTCACCCCAAGCGTTGTTGTTTAAAGGAAATGAAATTGTATGGAACCAATCACATTGGAAGGTTACAGTGTCAGTACTTGAGCAACAATGGAATGCATAA
- a CDS encoding DUF948 domain-containing protein yields the protein MYLIEISVAIIAIAFVVLVIYIAKTLKAATKTLEHTATTMASLEQQLQGITKETEQLLHRTNELADDIQAKSEALHFVFDSVRDVGESVQQVNQSLRRVSNTVVEQTEKQSDNIAQVVQWGNVAIDLYSKWKARKVKVETEVTYSMKEEKE from the coding sequence GTGTATCTAATTGAAATAAGTGTCGCGATCATTGCAATTGCTTTTGTTGTATTAGTCATTTATATTGCAAAAACATTAAAAGCGGCCACAAAAACACTTGAACATACAGCAACAACGATGGCTAGCTTAGAACAACAGCTTCAAGGAATTACAAAAGAAACAGAGCAGCTCTTACATAGAACAAATGAATTAGCAGATGATATTCAAGCAAAATCAGAAGCATTACATTTCGTATTTGATTCAGTACGTGATGTTGGTGAGTCAGTACAGCAAGTGAACCAATCATTACGTCGGGTTTCCAATACGGTTGTAGAACAGACAGAGAAACAGTCTGATAACATCGCTCAAGTTGTGCAATGGGGCAATGTTGCCATTGATTTATATAGTAAATGGAAGGCAAGAAAAGTTAAAGTAGAAACAGAAGTTACATATTCTATGAAGGAGGAGAAAGAATAA
- a CDS encoding aminopeptidase yields MRDPRIETLAKNLIQYSVRLQKGEKVLIENFGLERELVTALVKEAHQVGGIPFVSIKDHQVDRSLLLEASEEQLQKTAEFEATVMKEMDAYIGLRAGNNISELSDVPGDKMALHSKTVGTIVHREIRVPKTKWCVLRYPTSSMAQLADMSTEAFEDFYFNVCNLDYGKMDKAMDSLVALMNKTDKVRIVAPNTDLTFSIKDIPAIKCAGEYNIPDGEVYTAPIKDSVNGTITYNTQSPYQGFVYENISFTFKDGKIVDATANDTDRINHILDTDEGARYIGEFAIGVNPFILHPMKDTLFDEKIDGSIHFTPGQTYDNASNGNNSAIHWDIVLIQREEYGGGELYFDDVLIRKDGRFVIDELQCLNPENLK; encoded by the coding sequence ATGAGAGATCCAAGAATTGAAACGTTAGCAAAAAATTTAATTCAATACTCAGTAAGACTTCAAAAAGGTGAAAAAGTGTTAATTGAAAATTTCGGACTAGAGCGCGAACTCGTTACGGCGTTAGTTAAAGAAGCTCATCAAGTTGGTGGGATTCCGTTCGTATCAATTAAAGATCACCAAGTAGATAGATCATTACTGTTAGAAGCTTCAGAAGAGCAATTGCAAAAAACGGCCGAGTTTGAAGCGACTGTCATGAAAGAAATGGATGCTTATATCGGTCTGCGTGCAGGAAATAATATTTCCGAATTAAGTGATGTACCTGGCGATAAAATGGCGTTACATAGCAAAACCGTTGGAACTATTGTTCACCGTGAGATTCGTGTACCAAAAACAAAATGGTGCGTGTTACGTTACCCTACATCATCCATGGCTCAATTAGCGGATATGAGTACAGAAGCATTTGAGGACTTTTACTTCAATGTTTGTAATTTAGACTACGGAAAAATGGACAAAGCAATGGATTCTCTTGTTGCATTAATGAATAAAACCGATAAAGTCCGGATCGTTGCGCCAAACACAGATCTTACTTTCTCCATTAAAGATATCCCTGCGATCAAATGTGCAGGTGAATATAACATTCCTGATGGGGAGGTATACACTGCTCCGATTAAAGATTCAGTAAATGGAACAATAACATATAATACTCAGTCTCCATACCAGGGATTTGTTTACGAGAATATTTCATTTACGTTTAAAGATGGAAAAATTGTGGATGCCACCGCAAATGATACAGACCGTATTAATCATATTTTAGATACAGACGAAGGTGCTCGATATATCGGAGAATTTGCCATTGGAGTAAATCCATTTATTCTTCATCCAATGAAGGATACATTATTTGATGAAAAAATAGATGGTAGTATTCATTTCACACCTGGTCAAACGTATGATAATGCCTCAAACGGCAACAATTCTGCCATCCATTGGGACATCGTTTTAATCCAAAGAGAAGAATACGGTGGCGGCGAACTTTATTTTGATGATGTGTTAATTCGAAAAGACGGTCGCTTTGTTATTGATGAATTACAATGTTTAAATCCTGAAAATTTAAAGTAA
- the ccpA gene encoding catabolite control protein A: MNTTIYDVAREAGVSMATVSRVVNGNPNVKPATRKKVVDAIERLGYRPNAVARGLASKKTTTVGVIIPDISSIFFAELARGIEDIATMYKYNIILCNSDQNKEKEIHLLNTLLEKQVDGIIFMGAQIREELAEQLKRSPVPVVLAATLDKDQDVPSVVIDYKRAVYDAVTHLINKGHTKIGMLSGSLEDPVNGYQKFAGYREAIESAGLPFDENFVKIGDYTYDSGIEAMESFIEMENKPTAIFAATDEMALGIIHGAQDKGFHVPNDFEVIGFDNTRLATMVRPTLSTVVQPMYDIGAVSMRLLTKYMNKEEVSDHIVVLPHRIELRNSTSNA; this comes from the coding sequence TTGAATACAACAATTTATGATGTAGCGAGAGAAGCAGGAGTTTCCATGGCAACTGTGTCACGTGTAGTAAATGGAAACCCGAATGTAAAGCCAGCCACAAGAAAAAAGGTCGTTGATGCGATTGAGCGTTTAGGTTATCGACCAAATGCGGTTGCAAGAGGACTAGCCAGTAAAAAAACAACAACTGTTGGTGTCATCATTCCAGACATATCAAGCATCTTTTTTGCTGAACTAGCTCGTGGTATCGAGGATATTGCCACAATGTATAAATATAATATTATTCTTTGTAACTCTGACCAAAACAAAGAAAAAGAAATTCATTTATTAAATACATTGTTGGAAAAGCAAGTAGACGGAATTATCTTTATGGGAGCTCAAATTCGAGAAGAGCTAGCAGAACAACTCAAACGCTCACCTGTCCCTGTTGTATTAGCTGCAACATTGGATAAGGACCAGGATGTTCCATCTGTTGTTATCGATTATAAACGAGCGGTTTATGATGCGGTGACACATTTGATTAATAAAGGACATACGAAAATTGGAATGTTGTCTGGTTCGTTAGAAGACCCAGTAAACGGATACCAGAAATTTGCTGGCTATCGTGAAGCAATTGAATCAGCGGGATTACCTTTTGATGAAAATTTTGTCAAAATTGGTGATTACACGTATGATTCTGGAATCGAAGCGATGGAAAGCTTTATTGAAATGGAAAATAAACCAACCGCTATCTTTGCAGCAACAGATGAGATGGCATTAGGAATCATTCATGGAGCACAAGATAAAGGATTCCATGTTCCTAATGATTTTGAAGTGATTGGATTCGATAATACGCGTTTGGCGACGATGGTGAGGCCGACATTATCTACTGTCGTTCAGCCGATGTATGATATTGGTGCTGTTTCTATGCGTTTATTAACAAAATATATGAACAAAGAGGAAGTTAGTGACCATATTGTCGTACTACCACACCGTATTGAGCTTCGCAATTCGACATCTAATGCGTAA
- a CDS encoding 5'-methylthioadenosine/adenosylhomocysteine nucleosidase yields MTIGIIGAMDEEIALLKEEMTIEKEEVFALITFYEGRLLGKRVVVCKSGVGKVNASITTQLLIDKFSVQEILFTGVAGALDPSLQIGDIVISTSAIQHDIDASPLGFKKGEVPMFHRSSDFEAASHLIGLASEASKNMNRKVVQGRIASGDQFIADERKVKEIYQQFNAVCVEMEGAAVAHVATVNDVPFIIIRSISDKANGEAQMSFEEFTILASEQSYNMIKHILLSKKAE; encoded by the coding sequence ATGACGATTGGAATTATTGGCGCAATGGATGAAGAAATTGCACTTTTAAAAGAAGAGATGACGATTGAGAAAGAAGAAGTGTTTGCCTTAATTACTTTTTATGAAGGGCGTTTATTAGGAAAGCGTGTGGTTGTTTGTAAATCAGGTGTGGGAAAAGTGAACGCTAGTATTACAACGCAACTCTTAATTGATAAATTTTCTGTTCAGGAAATTTTATTTACAGGAGTAGCAGGAGCACTGGATCCATCTTTACAAATTGGTGATATTGTTATCTCCACCAGTGCGATTCAACATGATATAGATGCAAGTCCACTAGGATTTAAAAAAGGGGAAGTCCCGATGTTTCATCGTTCTAGCGATTTTGAAGCGGCCTCGCACCTTATTGGTCTGGCAAGTGAGGCGTCAAAGAATATGAATCGTAAAGTGGTACAAGGACGAATTGCCAGTGGAGACCAGTTCATAGCAGACGAAAGAAAAGTAAAGGAAATTTATCAGCAATTTAATGCTGTTTGTGTAGAGATGGAAGGGGCGGCAGTTGCTCATGTAGCAACGGTAAATGATGTTCCATTTATTATTATTCGTTCGATTTCAGATAAAGCAAACGGAGAAGCACAAATGAGCTTTGAAGAATTCACAATACTAGCATCAGAGCAATCATATAACATGATAAAACATATATTGTTGTCCAAGAAAGCGGAATAA
- a CDS encoding YtxH domain-containing protein, whose protein sequence is MGDMNTKDFLIGSLIGGIVGASAALLLAPKSGKELRQDITEQAQYAKEKTSEITSTAYQKGNEYASLAKEKSNNLAKAISEQSNQVYDKVKEVKGQVTDDIKKVRGQAVGYKDELVSEVADSKDEVAQTVKNEVESIQNTIKEETEKREQVLQDK, encoded by the coding sequence ATGGGAGACATGAATACGAAAGACTTTTTAATTGGTTCATTAATTGGAGGAATTGTAGGAGCATCTGCAGCCTTATTACTTGCTCCTAAGTCAGGGAAAGAATTGCGTCAAGACATTACAGAGCAGGCGCAATACGCAAAAGAAAAAACATCAGAAATAACTTCAACTGCTTATCAAAAAGGAAATGAATATGCATCTCTTGCTAAAGAAAAGTCTAATAATCTGGCAAAAGCGATTTCCGAGCAGTCAAATCAAGTTTATGACAAGGTGAAAGAAGTAAAAGGTCAAGTGACTGACGATATTAAAAAAGTAAGAGGACAAGCAGTTGGGTATAAAGATGAGCTTGTTTCTGAAGTAGCTGACAGCAAAGATGAGGTAGCACAAACAGTCAAAAATGAAGTGGAAAGTATTCAAAATACGATAAAAGAAGAAACTGAAAAAAGAGAACAAGTGCTACAAGACAAATAA
- a CDS encoding cell division protein FtsA codes for MKDNVTTPIFSLDIGTRSIVGLLLQQSDNDMYEILDIEILEHDERSMLDGQIHNVLSVAETIIKIKDKLEARHGTLKKVCVAAAGRSLKTKRAKVDLPLSGQVLVNRDDILHLELSAVQQAQFELAQEFDEQKSFNYFCVGYSVLDYRLDGERIGSLVDQTGTTATVEVIATFLPKVVVESLIAALSRADLELEALTLEPIAAINVLIPQSMRRLNVALVDIGAGTSDIAITDEGTIVAYGMVPVAGDEVTEALSDHYLLDFPDAEVVKRQLSEQDVVTITDILGFETEYKKEDMVTAIESTINELATAITTEIIELNQKPPKAVMLVGGGSMTPNLGKLLAEKLQLPENRVAIRGIDAIKTLKPTDKVEAGPELVTPIGIAIASKESPIEYISITVNDMPVRLFDIKQLTVGDGLLAAGIELSKLYGKPGLALMLKVNGRLISIPGEHGTPPVLTKNGEQVTLQSPLYANDSIFVEKGQNGTDATATILDLIDSPTMTIHVNKKQLDVPALVYINNKPVSLETTVAERDEVVVKFPETIEEVFDLVMPEESKESYSNFTVSVNHESVLLPSQQSILLKNDKKADLTTTIEPGDSITIEKQSDSIPTMEDVFEALSIQPNSSISVFFNESLITITKPKYQLKRNEVVLREIDPIYKHDELHLETLEDESFIFQDVFRHVDFTIDVNLNKRLIILRNGKESTFTEPITTGDKLEVKLVSTT; via the coding sequence ATGAAAGACAATGTGACAACACCAATTTTTTCATTAGATATAGGAACTCGTTCGATTGTTGGTTTACTGTTGCAACAATCTGACAATGATATGTATGAAATTTTAGATATTGAAATTCTTGAACATGACGAACGTTCTATGCTTGATGGACAAATTCATAATGTATTATCGGTTGCAGAAACGATTATTAAAATTAAAGATAAATTAGAAGCAAGACATGGAACATTAAAAAAAGTTTGTGTTGCTGCTGCTGGACGGTCTTTAAAAACAAAAAGAGCAAAAGTAGACTTGCCTCTTTCAGGACAAGTATTAGTCAACCGTGATGATATTCTTCATCTCGAATTGAGTGCTGTTCAACAAGCTCAATTTGAACTTGCCCAAGAGTTTGATGAGCAAAAAAGTTTTAACTATTTTTGCGTCGGCTATTCAGTATTAGATTACCGGCTAGATGGAGAACGAATTGGAAGTTTAGTTGACCAAACAGGAACAACAGCTACTGTCGAAGTAATTGCTACGTTTCTTCCTAAAGTTGTCGTTGAATCATTAATTGCGGCTCTTAGTCGCGCTGACTTAGAACTTGAAGCTCTTACGCTTGAACCAATCGCTGCGATTAATGTGCTCATTCCCCAATCAATGCGCAGATTAAATGTTGCATTAGTTGACATTGGAGCGGGAACATCAGACATTGCAATTACAGATGAGGGAACGATTGTTGCCTATGGAATGGTTCCTGTAGCTGGAGATGAAGTAACTGAAGCTTTAAGTGATCATTATTTGCTCGACTTTCCTGATGCTGAAGTCGTAAAGCGCCAGTTATCAGAACAAGATGTCGTAACGATAACTGATATTTTAGGATTTGAAACCGAATATAAAAAAGAAGATATGGTCACTGCTATTGAATCTACCATTAATGAATTAGCTACTGCCATTACAACAGAAATTATTGAACTAAATCAAAAACCGCCTAAGGCCGTTATGCTTGTTGGTGGAGGAAGTATGACTCCAAACCTAGGGAAATTACTTGCTGAGAAATTACAATTACCTGAAAATCGAGTTGCAATTCGAGGCATTGATGCGATTAAGACGCTTAAACCAACGGATAAAGTGGAAGCCGGACCAGAACTTGTCACCCCGATTGGTATCGCTATTGCTTCCAAAGAAAGTCCAATCGAGTATATTAGTATTACTGTTAATGATATGCCTGTTCGCCTTTTTGATATTAAACAGCTTACAGTTGGGGACGGCTTACTCGCAGCAGGAATTGAACTATCAAAATTATATGGAAAACCTGGGCTTGCTCTTATGTTGAAAGTGAACGGTAGACTGATTTCTATTCCTGGAGAACATGGCACTCCGCCGGTGTTAACGAAAAACGGTGAACAAGTAACATTGCAATCTCCACTTTATGCAAATGATTCTATTTTCGTGGAAAAAGGACAAAACGGAACCGATGCAACAGCTACGATTTTAGACTTAATTGATAGTCCAACAATGACGATCCATGTAAACAAAAAACAACTCGATGTACCAGCACTTGTTTACATTAATAACAAACCTGTTTCCCTTGAAACGACTGTTGCTGAAAGAGATGAAGTTGTAGTCAAATTTCCAGAGACAATCGAAGAAGTATTTGATTTGGTCATGCCAGAAGAAAGTAAAGAAAGTTATTCGAACTTTACTGTATCTGTTAATCATGAAAGTGTTCTTTTACCATCACAGCAAAGCATTTTATTAAAAAATGATAAAAAAGCGGATTTAACAACGACAATCGAACCTGGAGACTCGATTACAATTGAAAAACAAAGTGATTCGATTCCGACAATGGAAGATGTGTTTGAGGCCTTATCGATTCAACCTAATTCCTCGATATCTGTTTTTTTTAATGAATCTTTAATTACTATTACAAAACCAAAGTACCAATTAAAACGAAATGAAGTCGTATTACGTGAAATCGACCCAATTTATAAACACGATGAGCTTCATTTGGAAACGTTAGAAGATGAATCGTTTATCTTTCAAGATGTATTCCGCCATGTTGATTTTACAATCGATGTAAATTTAAATAAACGTTTAATTATATTGAGAAACGGCAAAGAGTCAACATTTACTGAACCGATCACAACCGGTGATAAGCTTGAAGTCAAACTAGTTTCAACAACATAA